From the Niveibacterium microcysteis genome, the window GTCGAGCAGCCGGGTTGGCGCGAGGTAGTGCTGCATCGTGACCAGCGCGGCGAAGTCCGGCGTGCCGGCCGGCGCTGCATCCGGGTTCAGTGCGCGAAAGTGGCGCGTCAGTGAAACCTCATCCATCGGCGCGCGCCCTGGTGCCGGCCGCAGCAGGCTTGGCACGAGCCGGTAGCTGGCGCGTTCATGGCCGCGAAACCACAGCCCGAAGCGCGCATCGCCGCGGCGTGCGCTGGCTTCCGGGGCGAGCGCGTCGAGCAGCTTGCCGCGGGTCAGCGCGTCGATCGCCTGCGCGACGCTTTCGATGGTCTTGGATTCGGCAGGAATCTCGCGCATGGGGCAGGCTCGCTTCGCGTGGGGGCTCAGATTCTACGGTGCGCAAAAACAAAAACGGCGTGCCGGATGCGCACGCCGTTTTTCAGTTGCCGTGAGGGGACGATCAGATCAGCACATTCACGATCGCGTTGCCGATACCGAGCAGCGCGGCGCCCGAAATCAGGCCGGCGCAGATCGGTTCAAGGCCGTCGACCCAGATCGCGTGGCCACGGGTGCCGGGCTTGCCTTCGTTGCGGCGGCTCATGACCCAGAACAGCAGCGCACCGACGAACATCGTCAGCGATGCGTCCGGCGGCAGCACGACGCCAAGGCCGATCGACACCGCAGACAGCGGGAAGCGGCCCTTCGTGACGATCTTCGCCACTTCGATCGCGATTGCGGCGACACAGGCGAGCACCATCGCGATGACGGCGGAGGTCGGCAGCGAGGCCACGCCCTTGGCGATGATCTCGGCGACGCCCTTCCACTGCAGCGCAGCCGGGAAGGCGAAGGCGTCCGAGACGATGGTGGTGGTCGAGCGCACGCCTTCGGCGTTCTTCGGCAGGAAGAGCAGGAAGAACAGCGGTGCGCAGGCGAGCGCGCCGGAGAAGATGCCGATCACATGGCCGATCGCCTGCTGGCGCGGCTTGGCGCCGAGCATGTAGCCCGGCTTGATGTCGGAGAGCAGGTTCGCCGCGTTGGCCGAGATCTCGGCCGTCATGCCGGCCGGCAGCAGGTTGCTGGCCGGGTTGCTGCGATCGAGCGCGCCGATCGAGAACTGCGTGATCTTCGCCATCGCGCCGAGCGGGATCCACGAGGTCAGCGCCATCGAATTGGTGCCGATGATGGTCAGCACGAAGATCAGCGGCAGCGAGACCACGCTCAGCAGCCAGGGCACGCCGAAGAACTCGTGCGTGACCCAGGCACCGAGCACGCTGAACAGCGGCACACCGACGTAGGACACCCACAGCGGCAGCTCGATGTCCTTGAGGATGTCCGGGCCGTTGCTGACCGCCTTGTTGCGGCCGCTCATCGACTTCCAGGCGCTCTTGAAGATCTCCGGGCGGCCGACGAGGCTGACAAGCGACCCGGTCACCATCATCGCGACACCCCACCACAGCGACCACTGGTTGACGATCTCGCCGCGGTTGATCGGGATCGGCGTGCCGTCGGCCGCCACGCGCGGCACGATGTCGCCGAGCTGGATCACGATCGGCGCGAGCACCGCGAAGTTGATGAAGCCGCCGAGCAGCACGCTGCTCGCGAC encodes:
- a CDS encoding OPT family oligopeptide transporter; translated protein: MALIHLTDEQTRTWTRAQKDEWWFKNVYRGDMAQLTIRSALTGFLLGGILSATMLYIGAKTGLGLGVGLTSVILSFALFRSLSKAGITRDMTILENNCTQSIATAAGYMTTPLTASLVAYMLITDKIIPAWQIVVWQVIVAILGVLIAFPLKRYFVNDQQMPFPEGRACGVVLDSLYTSDAAVGIFKARLLAVVAGVTGLYQMIVSDGWMKLIQFKLLQMDKWAGMTEPWTFHERLDAYYYNLATAYHLWIPKILGTDIRQLGWRATLDASLIGVGGLMGIAVASSVLLGGFINFAVLAPIVIQLGDIVPRVAADGTPIPINRGEIVNQWSLWWGVAMMVTGSLVSLVGRPEIFKSAWKSMSGRNKAVSNGPDILKDIELPLWVSYVGVPLFSVLGAWVTHEFFGVPWLLSVVSLPLIFVLTIIGTNSMALTSWIPLGAMAKITQFSIGALDRSNPASNLLPAGMTAEISANAANLLSDIKPGYMLGAKPRQQAIGHVIGIFSGALACAPLFFLLFLPKNAEGVRSTTTIVSDAFAFPAALQWKGVAEIIAKGVASLPTSAVIAMVLACVAAIAIEVAKIVTKGRFPLSAVSIGLGVVLPPDASLTMFVGALLFWVMSRRNEGKPGTRGHAIWVDGLEPICAGLISGAALLGIGNAIVNVLI